GGGAGAATCTGTGATTTCCCAGTGAGACGAACGGCGTGTAACCAAGTACTTCATTCAAGTTCAGATTCAAGAAAGCTTTGGTTAATCACTGCAATGTCTCTGGTTCGGCGAAAAAAACCCGCCGAAGCTGAGAAGAATTCTGGTTCCGATTCCGGTAACCGGAACGAGAAATccgaagaaggagaagaagaagagaacgGCAAGAAGAGGAGACTTCttaagaagaatgaaaaatcgAAGGCCCAGAAGGCTAAGGAGAAGGGCAAGTGGTCGTGCGTGGACAGCTGCTGTTGGTTGATCGGTTGCATTTGCACAATTTGGTGGCTCTTGTTGTTTCTGTACAACGCCATGCCTGCCTCTTTCCCCCAGTACGTGACGGAGGCGATCACGGGGCCGATGCCGGACCCGCCCGGCGTGAAGTTGAGGAAAGAGGGGCTGACGGCAAAGCACCCAGTGGTGTTCGTGCCCGGGATCGTGACTGGTGGGCTCGAATTGTGGGAGGGACACCCCTGTGCCGACGGGCTCTTCCGGAAGCGCCTCTGGGGCGGTACCTTCGGCGAAGTGTATAAAAGGTAATTCCATTGATCGGTTTTGTGATTCTGAAGTTTGCCGTCGTGCTTGATGCAAATGTGGATTTTTGATTTCGTGGTGTAATTTTGAAGGTGAAAAACTATTCAGTATTCCGGAGCAACACTTTCTTCCCAATTTTAGTTGGTATGTTAGGAGTCGACTGGTTTCCATTTTCGGTGGTGAGTGAGGGACTCATTGTTGTAAGTGGTTGAACGTTAAGCAAATTTCCCTTCTGGGTAGTGCGTGCAGAACTGGTTTGATATGGCTAGTGGTAGTAAGCCTTggttatgttttttattttttcacttcttttttatttctccttCTTATAGTAGATTGTCAATTCTATTTGTTCCCTCTTTATGGCAATTAGTTAAGTCCAGACAAGTAGTTGATTAACAACAACCTATCTTGTTTGGTAATAGCGTCTAAGATGGGTGGTTGATGACAAGGATAGGTGGAAATGTTCAAATGGTGTTGGCATGCATAAAAATCCATCTTTGTGAATCATCTATTTGATGCAATTAGACACTAAAAGACTTGCCAGCAGAGGTAAATTAtgttgttattaatttattcaattaAACAATAATAGGGCAAAAAGAAGATTTTTTCCCATTGACTTTAgttgagaacttgtttctctaaATTATATTGGAGAAACTGCCTCATGTGTGTACTGGATGATGGTTAAAACTAAAATGTTTTTGGTAGATGATGGTCAAAACTAAAATCATCAAGAGGATTAATATCACTTCCCATGTAAACAcgaattattttaatcaaattcatGATGTCATAAAAGATAGCTCTTAAAGTAAAAGTGGTAGAAAATCtcagctgttttttttttttttttgataagtaaaaatctCAGCTGTTTTAATAGTCTTCTAGAGCCAAAATTGTTCATATTGGGGCTGCACTATATGGGGTTCGCAGATTTGGACTAGAACATTTTAAGCTTTAGTTTCTTTTAGAATGAAAATTGGTGTATCTAGGTATGGCCATTTCTAGTTCCCACTGGATATCATTGCCAACTTCCTTGAGAATTTGTTGTGCAGTTTACTTTTGAACTTCTATGAGTTCTTCTAAAATTTGGCGAAAATAATTCCTGCTGTTCTGTTGGACCTTTTGCAATTGCAGGCCTTTATGCTGGGTAGAGCACATGTCATTGGACAATGAAACGGGCCTGGATCCTCTTGGTATAAGGGTTAGGCCTGTCACTGGACTTGTGGCTGCTGATTATTTCGCTCCTGGCTATTTTGTGTGGGCGGTTTTAATTGCTAATTTGGCTCACATTGGTTATGAGGAGAAGAACATGTATATGGCTGCATATGATTGGAGAATCTCATTTCAAAACACTGAGGTATTATTGTAACCATGTTCCTGCTGTTTGACTGtgttattttattgattatGAACCTATGTTTTCATTTCAATatgctatttatttattttgacaaGTAAGAAGAGATATAATTAAACCACGTAAATAGGCAAGGCCtgagtacacagggagtatacaaaagaGCCTAAATACAAGCTAAGGGCTGCTAAAAGCAGTGTAGAAATCATTAAAAGAAgttccattcaatacaatagaagaAGCCCAAAGTAGCAAGgtatgataaaaaaaagtccCTAAACCCTTCCGGTGTGCACTCCTTGTCCTTGAAACAACGACTATTCCTCTCGTTCCAAGTGCACCACATCAGAGAAagaggcaccatcttccaaatagcCGCGATCTGCCCATTGCCCCAGATTCCTCTCCAGGATGCCAGTAACTCTTATCACCCTTTTAGGCATTGCCCATGCCATACCGAGTCTTGTGAAaatttcatcccataaagccttAACTGCTTCACAATGAAGAAGTAGGTGATCCCCTGACTCACTGTCATGTTTGTACATGAAATACCAATTTGTCAAGTAAAGGCCGCGCCTTCTCAGCTTCTTAATAGTCAGAGTTTTCCCGTGAGATGCTagccaaacaaaaaaagacaCTTTAAGGGGAGCCTTACTCCtccaatattctatttattactTGCACTGATTTTGGCATTGTTGTTGAACTCAATTAATCAGGTGCGGGACCAAACACTAAGTCAGATAAAAAGTAAGATAGAGCTGATGGTTGCTACCAGTGGTGGGAAAAAGGCAGTTATAGTTCCCCATTCAATGGGTGCATTGtattttctgcattttttgAAGTGGGTTGAGGCACCAGCTCCAATGGGTGGAGGGGGAGGACCAGACTGGTGTTCTAAGCATATAAAGGCAGTGATGAACATCGGTGGACCATTTTTGGGTGTTCCAAAAGCTGTAGCAGGGCTTTTCTCTGCTGAAGCCAAGGATATTGCAGCTGCCaggtttttttttatcagttacTTTCTCTATGTTGTAGTGTACATTGGATGTGACTTTTTTAATTGCTATGGCtgatgtaaataaatttttttgattaatttcCTAACATTGGCCGTATACAAATGACAGCAGATCTCCTTGGATTAATTTCCCAATtcatattaatttgtttggTTTCTTATCCTTCTTTTCTTATTGTCTTTCTTAGAAAAGTAAAATTTCTCTTCATGCTTAAAAACTGCAGGGCCATAGCACCAGGTTTCTTGGATAATGATATGTTCCGGCGTCAAACATTGCTACATGTGATGAAGATGTCCCGCACATGGGATTCGACCATGTCAATGATTCCAAAAGGTGGGGAAACCATATGGGGTGATCTTGACTGGTCACCAGAGGAATGCCATGTTCCTAGCAAGAGAAGACAAATAAACAATGATACCCAGGTGGCAAGACAAGATGAGACTGGAAGTCTGGGTTCCCAACTAAAAAGTGCTTATTATGGAAGGTTGATCTCATTTGGTAAAGATGTGGCGGAGGCAAAATCATCTGAGATTGTGAGGATTGAATTTCAGGTAaggctatatattattatatatgaatcAACCATTTCTCCCAAATTCATTTTCCGTGATTTAAAGATACTTCAGATTTAGAAATTCGGAGGTTGAAAATCTTGCTAGGGGCCCAAACTTGATAATAAGGGATGAGATTTTGAGCTAAAAGTTACTATAAAATTAGGATGGAGAAGTATGCTGTTTTTATGGGTTGCGTTGGTTGCATGTACATGGATTTATGTGTTTATAGAAGTCCAAAGAACAGATAGCGAATAAGATAGTTTCAAAGAGACAGTGAAATAACTCATCATGAGTCTTTTGGAGTTGGTCCTTGTATGTATGTGCATATGTAAGCACAAATACACACTTACACACACCTTTTATGTTTATAATCGTTATAATTTAAGAATAAATTGGTAATTCTAATTTAAacgaaatttttttaatgtttgtgAGTTTCTAATCCAAATCATGTGTAGGCTCTCTGTCCACATATACCAGTAATTTCGTGAATCATTCAAAGTCAATTattcaatataatttcaagGAAGATTATTGCTCTAGATGCTTCAAGTATGTCTCTAGCTGTCTGTCATTTTGTGTCACGGTGATAGAAGatcatctattttttcatcAGGTGTCAACATGTACATCAGTATTGAATATTCCaattaaaagttatattatgGGAAGCAGAATGCACTTCAACTACAATCTTTTTTATAGGTGAAAACAATAGTCCAGGGCAAACTTCAGCAACAACTTATATCTTCATGCCCTGATATTGAAGTCTCTAGCTTGTTTGATTATTTACTAGGGATGTGAAAAAGAAGGGAAGGTTTCTATTCCTTTCTCACATGATTTGGGGATGATGAGAGGAAGGATAGCAAGCAGGGAAAAATTATCTTTGAAGTTTAACTGGG
This genomic interval from Carya illinoinensis cultivar Pawnee chromosome 2, C.illinoinensisPawnee_v1, whole genome shotgun sequence contains the following:
- the LOC122300922 gene encoding phospholipid:diacylglycerol acyltransferase 1-like isoform X1, which codes for MSLVRRKKPAEAEKNSGSDSGNRNEKSEEGEEEENGKKRRLLKKNEKSKAQKAKEKGKWSCVDSCCWLIGCICTIWWLLLFLYNAMPASFPQYVTEAITGPMPDPPGVKLRKEGLTAKHPVVFVPGIVTGGLELWEGHPCADGLFRKRLWGGTFGEVYKRPLCWVEHMSLDNETGLDPLGIRVRPVTGLVAADYFAPGYFVWAVLIANLAHIGYEEKNMYMAAYDWRISFQNTEVRDQTLSQIKSKIELMVATSGGKKAVIVPHSMGALYFLHFLKWVEAPAPMGGGGGPDWCSKHIKAVMNIGGPFLGVPKAVAGLFSAEAKDIAAARAIAPGFLDNDMFRRQTLLHVMKMSRTWDSTMSMIPKGGETIWGDLDWSPEECHVPSKRRQINNDTQVARQDETGSLGSQLKSAYYGRLISFGKDVAEAKSSEIVRIEFQLLVDVQDAIKGRNFANNTCRDVWTEYHDMGIEGVRAVAEHKVYTAGSVLDLLHFVAPKMMARGCAHFSHGIADNLDDPKYKHYKYWSNPLETRLPNAPGMEIFSMYGVGIPTERAYVYELSSSTECYIPFQIDTSADSSEDEEGCLKDGVYTVEGDETVPALSAGFMCAKGWRGKTRFNPSGIRTYIREYDHSPPANLLEGRGTQSGAHVDIMGNFALIEDVLRVAAGATGEDLGGDRVYSDIFKWSEKINLHL
- the LOC122300922 gene encoding phospholipid:diacylglycerol acyltransferase 1-like isoform X2, whose translation is MSLVRRKKPAEAEKNSGSDSGNRNEKSEEGEEEENGKKRRLLKKNEKSKAQKAKEKGKWSCVDSCCWLIGCICTIWWLLLFLYNAMPASFPQYVTEAITGPMPDPPGVKLRKEGLTAKHPVVFVPGIVTGGLELWEGHPCADGLFRKRLWGGTFGEVYKRPLCWVEHMSLDNETGLDPLGIRVRPVTGLVAADYFAPGYFVWAVLIANLAHIGYEEKNMYMAAYDWRISFQNTEVRDQTLSQIKSKIELMVATSGGKKAVIVPHSMGALYFLHFLKWVEAPAPMGGGGGPDWCSKHIKAVMNIGGPFLGVPKAVAGLFSAEAKDIAAARAIAPGFLDNDMFRRQTLLHVMKMSRTWDSTMSMIPKGGETIWGDLDWSPEECHVPSKRRQINNDTQVARQDETGSLGSQLKSAYYGRLISFGKDVAEAKSSEIVRIEFQDAIKGRNFANNTCRDVWTEYHDMGIEGVRAVAEHKVYTAGSVLDLLHFVAPKMMARGCAHFSHGIADNLDDPKYKHYKYWSNPLETRLPNAPGMEIFSMYGVGIPTERAYVYELSSSTECYIPFQIDTSADSSEDEEGCLKDGVYTVEGDETVPALSAGFMCAKGWRGKTRFNPSGIRTYIREYDHSPPANLLEGRGTQSGAHVDIMGNFALIEDVLRVAAGATGEDLGGDRVYSDIFKWSEKINLHL